In Mycolicibacterium aubagnense, the DNA window CCGGGGCCGACTCCCTGTACCCGGTGGGCCGCCACGACGACGACACCCTGCGCCGGCTGGCCGCCGATCTGCCATTGCCGATCAATGCCATTGCGATCCCGGAGTCCGACGATCCCGCCTCCTTCGGACCGCTGGGTGTCGGGCGCATCAGCTTCGGACCGTTCCTCCAGCGGGCACTGGCTGTGCAGGCCGCCGATATTCTGGCGCGATGGCAGTGAGCGACAGCGACCACGAGCGCGGCGCCGACGAAAATTACGGGTTGTGGTGGGCCGCCGGCATTGCCGCCGCGGTGTTGTTGATCGTCCTGATCTACCAGGTAATTCAGACCTCCGGGGAGTCCGAACAGCCGTCCGGGCCGGCAGGTGAACCGACGGTGTTGACGACGCATCCGACGACCACCAAGCGGACGACGACTCGCACCACCACGACGACCACGACAACCACGACAACGACGACGGAAACCACGTCGGACACGTCGACCACGGACGAGACCAGCACGACGTCGTCGACCAGCACCACCACCAGCGGGACCTACACGCCGTCGAGCACCGCCGGGTACGGGACCTACCCCACAACGACCACCACGATCTACAACCCGTACAGCACGGCAACCACGGTCCCGCCCGCCGGCGTGGGGTAGATCGCCGCAGGTCTGTGACCGGAGCCACTCACTTCACGGGCCATTTCCGGGCCATGTGAGAAGAGCGTGACGGTCGATTCACACGCGGCAACACAATCCGCAATATCGGCTCCCTACCTTGTGGAGCATGGACGCGAAGAACCTTGTGGTCGTAGGCCACGGAATGGTCGGCCACCGCCTCGTCGAGGCGCTGCGCTCGCGGGATGCCGCGGGCCAATGGCGCATCACAGTGCTGTCCGAAGAAGCAGACGCCGCTTATGACCGGGTGGGGCTCACGGGTTACACCGAGCACTGGGACCGGTCGAAGCTGGCGTTGCCCGGCAACGGATATGACGGCGACGGGTTGGTCGACCTGGTGCTGGCCGACAAGGTCGGCGGTATCGACCGCGCTACCAAGACTGTGGTGACCGAGGCGGGCCGCGGCATCGCGTACGACAAGCTGGTGTTGGCCACGGGCTCTTACGCTTTCGTGCCGCCGGTGCCCGGCCACCAGCTCCCCGGCTGCTTCGTCTACCGCACCCTGGACGACCTGGACGGCATCCGCGCCGCCATGACCCGTTCGGCGGAACGCGGCAACAACACCGGTGTGGTCATCGGTGGTGGTCTGCTCGGCCTGGAAGCGGCGAACGCGTTGCGCCAGTTCGGAATGCAAGCCCACATCGTCGAGCGGGCACCGCGTCCGATGAACCAGCAGCTCGACGAAGCCGGCGGTGCGCTGCTGGCCCGCATGATCGGCAAGCTGGGCATCTCGGTGCACCTGGATGTCGGCACCGACGCCATCGAGCCGCTCGATGAGGGCGTGCGTGTGCTGCTGAGCGACGGCACCCTGATCGACGCCGGCCTGGTCATCTTCGCCGCCGGCGTGCGTCCGCGGGACGAACTGGCCCGCGACGCCGGTTTGGAGCTGGCCGAACGCGGTGGCGTCCTGACCGACCTGTCCTGTGTGACAAGCGATCCCGACATCTACGCGATCGGTGAGGTAGCCGCCGTCGAGGGCCGGTGCTACGGCCTGGTCGGTCCCGGCTACACCACCGCCGAGGTGGTCGCCGACCGCCTGCTCGGTGGCGCTGCGGAATTCCCCGAGGCCGACATGTCGACCAAGCTGAAGCTGCTCGGCGTCGACGTCGCGAGTTTCGGTGACGCCCAAGGTGTTACGCCCGACTGCCTGCAGGTCGTGGTCAACGACCCGGTAAAGCAGACCTATGCCAAGCTGGTGCTGTCCGACGACGCCCAGACCCTCTTGGGTGGCATCCTGGTCGGTGACGCGTCATCGTACGGCGTGCTGCGCCCGATGGTCGGCGAGGCGCTGCCCGGCGATCCGCTGGCACTGATCGCTCCGGCCGGATCCGGAGAGGGGGCGAGCGCACTCGGCGTGGGCGCCCTGCCGGACACCGCGCAGATCTGCTCCTGCAACAACGTCACCAAGGGCGACCTGTGCGGCGCGATCGAAGGCGGTTGCTCGGACGTCGCCGGACTGAAGGCCTGCACCAAGGCCGGAACCTCGTGTGGCTCTTGCGTTCCGCTGCTCAAGCAGCTCCTGGAGGCCCAAGGCGTCGAGCAGTCCAAGGCGCTGTGCGAGCACTTCCCGCAGTCGCGGGCCGAGCTCTTCGAGATCATCTCGGCCACCGAGATCCGGAAGTTCTCCGGCCTGATCGAGAAGTTCGGCACCGGAAAGGGTTGTGACATCTGCAAACCCGCCGTCGCCTCGATCCTGGCATCGACCAGCAGCGGTCACATCCTCGACGGCGAGCAGGCCGCACTGCAGGACTCCAACGACCACTTCCTGGCCAACATCCAGAAGAACGGCAGTTACTCGGTGGTCCCGCGCGTTCCGGGCGGCGACATCAGCCCGGAGCAGCTGATCCTGATCGGTGAGATCGCCAGGGATTTCGGGCTTTACACCAAGATCACCGGTGGTCAGCGGATCGACATGTTCGGTGCGCGGGTGGACCAGCTGCCGGAAATCTGGCGGCGCCTGGTCGACGGCGGCATGGAATCCGGGCAGGCGTACGGCAAGTCGCTGCGCACCGTCAAGAGCTGCGTCGGCACCGACTGGTGCCGATACGGACAGCAGGATTCGGTGCAGATGGCCATCGATCTGGAGCTGCGCTACCGCGGCCTGCGCTCGCCGCACAAGATCAAGATGGGCGTCTCGGGCTGCGCCCGGGAGTGCGCGGAAGCCCGTGGCAAGGACGTCGGCGTCATCGCCACCGAGACCGGCTGGAACCTGTACGTCGGCGGCAACGGCGGGATGACGCCCGCCCACGCGCAGCTGCTGGCCGGCGACCTCGACGACGAGACCCTGGTCCGCTACATCGACCGGTTCCTGATGTTCTACATCCGCACCGCCGATCGGCTGCAGCGCACTGCCCCGTGGGTCGATCAGATGGGCCTCGACCACGTCCGCGACGTCGTGTGCAACGACTCACTGGGTCTGGCAAGCGAATTCGAAGCCGCCATGGAACGGCACGTCGACGGCTATTCGTGCGAGTGGAAGGGCGTGCTGGACGACAAGGCCAAGCTGACCCAGTTCGTCTCGTTCGTCAACGCGCCCGACGTCGCCGACCCGACCATCGCGTTCACTGAACGCAACGGCCGCAAGGTGCCGATCGGCATGCCCACCGTCCCGCCCGCCAAGAGCTGATCAGGAGACCCCGATGACTCTCAACGACCTTGCCGAAGTTACTCAGTACCAAGACCGTTCGGAGTGGACCGCCGTCTGCTCGTACCACCGGCTGGTGCCCGGACGTGGCGCCGGGGTGCTGCTGCCCGACGGCAGTCAGGCGGCGTTGTTCCGACTGCACGACGGGTCGCTGTATGCGGTGGGCAACATCGACCCGTTCTCCGGCGCGGCAGTGATGTCGCGGGGTCTCGTCGGCGACCGGGGCGGCCGCGTGTGCGTGCAGAGCCCCATCAAGAAACAGGCCTTCGCCCTGGATGACGGTGTCTGCCTTGATGATCCCTCGGTGAGCCTGCCGGTCTACCCGATCCGGGTGTGGGCCGGGCTGGTCGAGATCGGACCGCTGGGAGTCGACGTAGCTGCTTGAGTGACGGTGGTCCGTCAGCGCGTGCAGCTGTTGTCCTCGATGGTCTGCACCACCCAGTACGCCGTGAACTCGACGATCAGCGCAATCTCGGCGATCAACACGGCGTGGTTGAAGCCATCGAGGGTGAGGTGCAGCGCCACGGTGGTGAGCAGGGTGCCGGCCATCAGCAGTGAGATCGTCTGGTAGGCACCGCGGTATCGACTTCCGCATGACGGGGCGCTGCCGAAGGCCGAGCTGAACACCGTCAGCACGGTGGCGCCGAACATCCCGGCCGCGGCGACGCCATGGGCATTGACCTGGAACCAGTCCGGAGCGACGAGCAGAACCACGACACCCGTCCCGAGCACCGCGCGCTGCAGCCACCTCGCGGCGGAACCCAGCACGGTGTCGGGCTGGCCGGGCCGGAACAACAACCACGATGCGACGCGCGAACCGGCGAGCACCACCGTGACCGTCCAGGCGTTGAACAGCACGGCCGCCCCGGTCTTCACGGCCACGGGATCGGTTGTGCCGCACTGTAGTACGGGTCGCGTCGTGGGGACGACGGCGATCACGAAGGCCAGCACCCCGGCCAGGTTGAGCAAGGTGTTCTCGGTGTCGCTGGCACCCTGGTAGACGATGAGCATGGCGCCGATGGCGAACAGCACCCCGATGAAGACGGCATGCGCGGTGGTGAAGTAGTAGGCGCTGATCGAGGTCTGCCAGCACGTGGCGTGCGCGCGCTCGACGGCCAGCGCCGCACCCAGCAGGACGGCCATGACCACCATGCCGCCGCGAAGGAACCGGTAGGTGTCCAGCGCTACGTCGTTGCCCGTCCGCTTGGCCATGTCTCCAGTATGGGCCGCACCGGCTCGTCCGATGAGACCCGTCGGAGGGCTATTGCATGGTCGGTTTTTGCAGGGCGCGGGCGACGGCTTGGGCCCGGGTGCTCACGCCGAGTTTGGCCAGCACGGCCTGGATATGGTTGTCGGCGGTCTTGGTGCTGATGTGCAGGGTGGCGGCGATGTCGGCGGTGTTGTGCCCGGCGGTGAGTAGTTCGAGCACCTCTCGTTGGCGGCGGGTCAACCCGTCGGGGTCAGCCAGGGTCTGACCGTATGGGCCGCGGCGGGTACGCCCGCGCAGCGCGGCCAGGCGCTGTTGGGCGCGACGGGCAGCGGCCCGCGCCCCGAGTCGGCGGAAGGTGTCGTGCGCTGATTGCACCGCGACGATATCGCCACCGAGCTGCGCGATGGCCGCCTCGTACCGGCAGCCCCGACGGGTCCATTCCGCAGCCGCGGCCCGCCAGTCTCCGGTGATCTCCAGGTGAAAAGGGGTGATCGGGTTTTCGACGGCGACAGGCGTTGCGGCGCCGGATAATTGCGCCCAGCGATGCAGCGGGCCGATCAGCCACGGATCGGCCTTGTCCTGGAGGGTGGCCAGGGCGGTCTGCGCCTCGGTGCGGGCGTCGTCGTCGTCGCCGGCCAACCAGGCGATCTCGGCCCGGGCAGCCCACACCGGAAAGAGCCGGAGATGGTCGGACAGGGGTACGACGGCGGTGTCATCGAGTAGGGACACGACGGGTTGCTCGCCGCGGCGGGCGTCGATGAGGGCAACGGTCAACCGCGGCAACGCCCGATTCACCGCGGCCAACCCTGGTCTGGTCAGCACATCCTCCGCCGCCGAGCGCGCGCTGTCCCAGTTACCGCGATGCAAATCGAGCAGCGCTGCGACGCCAAGATTCAACGCCTCGAAGGTGAACAGATCACGTTCCCGGGAATGCCTGAAGGCCTCCGTGAGGTGATTCTCGGCCCGCTCCAGGTCATGGTGCATCGCGGCGAACCCGCACACACAGGTCCCGAGCACCCCCGCGTGTTCGCCACGAACGTCGGCGGCCATCACATCGCGCCACGCCGCTTCCAAGTGATCCCATCCGGTGTCGGTACGCAATACGCGGGCCAGGGCGGCGTAGCCGCCGGCTTGGGCGACGGTCACGTCGTCACCGAGCTGGGCGCCCACGCTCAGCGCTTGGGTGAGGTAGTCATCAGCGGCCGGGTCGAAACCCCACACACTCACCTGGGCCATGTTCACCAGAGCTGAGGCCAGCTGCGGGCTGGGGCCGGCATCGCGGGCGAGCTCCAGCGAAGCCAGTGCCGCCTGAGCGGCCTCACCCGTGCGGCCCATCCCCCACAGTTCGTGGGAGAGCCAGCGCAGATCCTCGGCCTCGGCGAGTCGGTGGCCGAGACGGTGCCGCAACGTCGCCGCTTCTCGCCAGGACGCCACCGCCGCCTCTGCGAGCCCGCAGGCATAGGTGGCAAACGCGTGGTGTTCGAGCCAGACGGCGCGCTCCTCGTCGGGGATGGTGCCGGCGAAGCGCAGCGCAAGCTCGTACAGCTCGGCGGCTTCACGGTTCGCCCCCAGCGCCAACGCCCGCTCGGCGGCCGGTGGCGCGTACCGGATGACTGCGTCGGCATCACCGGCCCGCTGAGCGTGAAATGCCAACGCCGCCAGGGTATCCGGATCGATCGGCGGTTCAGTCAGGACCGCCAGCGTCCGCTTGTGCAGAACTCGGCGCTCATAGTCAGGTATCTGGTCGGCGGTGGCACGGCGAGCCAGCTCGTGGCGGAACCCGATCGTGTCTCCGTCGGCCACCAGCACCCCCGCGTCGAGGCATTCAGCCAGTCCGGTGCCCGCCGCTGGGCAGATCTTCTCCAGCAAGGCGACGGCAGTGCGCGGGCCGCAGATCGCCACCGCATCAGCGGTCTCGCGGGCGGCCGGCGAAAGCCGGCCCTGCCGGCCGCGTACCGCCTCGGTGATGCTGCGCGGCAAGTCGTGCCGACTCAGCGCGACCGGGCCGGCGGCCAGCACCTCGGCGACGAAAAATGGGTTTCCGCCGGTGAGTTGGTGCAGCTGTTCGGCATTGACGCCGCGGCCGGTGGCAAGCTGGGCCACGGCCCGAGGACTCAGCGGTTTCAGCCGGATCCGGCTGACCGCCGCACACGTGGCGATATCGCCCAGGGCAACCGCCAGCGGGTGTTGGCGGTCCAGCTCATCGTCGCGGTAGGACACCGCCAACAGCAGCGGCAGCGATTCGATGCGTCGGGCCACAAACCGCAGAAGGTCCAGGGTGGCACCGTCGGCCCAGTGGGCGTCTTCGATCACCCATACCCACCGGTTCCCGTCGCGCAGCAACCCCAGCAACCGCCGGTAGAGCGTCCCGCTGTCACCGGATCGGATCGCCGCATCCAGCGCATTCGCCGCGTCCGGGCCCACCCCGGTCAAGGCGTCGATCAGCGGACCCAACGGCCGCGGTGTGGTCAGCGGGTCGCACCAACCCCGCAACACCCGCATCGAGGAATCAATCGCGGCCGAAAAGTGGCTCAGGACAGCGGTCTTGCCGATGCCGGCCTCGCCGCTCACCAGCACCAGCCGACCATCGCCGCCGCGCGAAACCTGTTGCGCGACCGCGTCCAGCTCGGTCAGCACCTCCCGACGCTCCAGTAACCGCTGCACCCCACCGGCTCCCGCGTTCAGCCGCTGTTGACGGCGTCGAAAAATAGGGGAAACGCCTCATGAACCGAGGCCGTCGGCCGACGCACACTAGCTAGCGGGCGCCCCGGAGGGCGCACGGCGATCAGCACCGCACATAGGGACATGATGCGACTTCACTGTAATCGCCGCGCCCCTTGGTCGCGCCCCGACCGGTGCACGGCACTGGGGCATGTGTGGTCAACGGACGGAGGTCGAGACAGATGAGTCGTCACCGAATCGCCAACCGCGCGAAGGCCTCAAGGCTGGCGCAACGCCGTACCACCACAGGTCATCGCGACGCGCGCGAGCTTCGGCACCACGGCGAAATCGCCGCCTGGCTGGGTGCCGGCGTGCTCACCCTCGGTGTCGGCACGGCCGTTGCCGCGCCGGCAGTCGCCTACGCCGACACCACCCACCACAGTGGCTCCACACCGACGGGCAGTGATCCGTCGGGCCCGAAGTCAGGGTCCACCACCGGCACGCGGCCCCTGACGATGGCGAGGGGCCTCGGACGGTTGCCCCGTGTTGCAGCGACCACCAAGAACGTGCCGGCCGCCGACACGTCGACAACGACGCAGCCCACCCCGGCGAGCGAGAAGCGGTTGACGCCGGCCGCTGCCGGCGGCCACCCCGGTACCAGCGGGCCGAGCAACGGACCGTCGACGAGGACCGCGACAACACCGCCCCCGACCGGCTCGACGCCCCGGCTCCATCCCACCGTGCTGTCCGCGGCCGTACCTACAACGTCGCCACTCGCTGCGGTCAGCACACCGCCGGTCACCGCCCCGGTCGCCTCGGTTTCGCCGTGGCAGCCGCTGATCAACCTCATCGCCAATACGCTGGTGACGTTCACCGGGATGAATCCCACCACCCCGACCCCGGCTGCGGGCAACATCCTGCAGCTGGTGGCGTACTCGGCGGCGCGCTGGCTGGAAGACACCTTCAATCCGGCCGGTATCCCCCAAGCGGGTACGCCCACCGTCGGTGCCCCCGACACGGTGACCGGCACGGTGACCGGGCATGTGGTGTTCACCGACGCCGCGGGCGCCCCGCTGACCTACCGCGCCAGCACCGACCCCTCGCAGGGCACGGTCACCATCAACTCCGACGGCGTTTACACCTACACCCCCACCGACGCGGCACGGCTCGGGGCACTGGGCGGCGGCGCCGGGGAAATCAGGATCATTGCCTACAACGATGTGCAGAGCAGCGCCATAGCCGTCGCCGTGCCGGTCTCCCCGCCGACCTTGGCCAACGTCACCATCCCGGTCAGCGGAGGACCGCAACTTCTGGCGCTGAATTCCAGCGGCGGCGAACTGGTGGTCAGCGACACCACCGGCAACACCGTGTCGGTCATCAACACCCATACCCGCGCAGTTGTCGCCACCATTCCCGTCAGCCAGCTTCCCGCCGGAGTCGCGGTCAGTCCCGACGGTACCGTCGCCTACGTCGCCAGCCATGACACCGTCTCGGTCGTGGCACTGGCGAACAACACCGTCGTCGCCACCATCCCCTTCAACTCCTTGAGCCCACAATTTGTGACGTTCACACCCGACGGCAAGACGGTTTGGGTCGACGTCCTGCCCAATTCGAATGCGTTCAATGTGGCTTCGATCAACACGTCCACCGACACCATCACCTCGTTCAACACCGTCGGTGACGGCACCGGAATGTTCGGCATGATCGCGCTCGACCCCAAGGGATGCGGAGGGCAAGGCTGCCTGTACGTCCCCGATGTGCTGCACGCTGCGGTCGACGTGATGAGCCTCGGCAACAAAACCACCATCGCCTCGATCGGCGTCGGCCAGCATCCCGGCGGCGCAGCCCTCAGCCCCGACGACGGCCGGCTCTATGTCACGAACATCTCCGACAACACGGTCTCGGTCATCAACACCGCCACCAACACCGTGATCGCCACAGTGCCGGTCGGCAAAAACCCGACAGGCGTGGCAGTGAGTCCCGACGGCAGTGTCGTCTATGTGGCTGACGCTCTGAGCAATACCGTCACGGCGATCAACACCGCAACCAACGCGGTCATCACCACCATCCCAGCCGGTAACGACCCGGTTGGTTTGACCATCAGCCCCGACGGCACCCAGCTTTACGTCGCAGACATGGCGGGCAACACCGTATCGGTGATCAGCGTCTAGACAGGCCGCAACTCAACACCCCTGAATCGTCATCCGACGTCGGCGAAGGGACGCGATGCAATGGCACACCACACTGTCAAGGGAATACTCGCCGCAGCTCTGCTGTCGGGCGCCGTCGCGGCCGCTGTCATTCCCGGCGCCGGCACCGCTCACGCCCGGGGCTGGCCCGGCTGCCCCGGTGACCCCAAGGGGCCATGCCGCTGGTGTCCCGGCGACCCTCCCGTACGGACCGGCAACATGGTCAACGACCCGGTCATCTGGGACACCAGCGTCTGCCACACCTACTTTTACGTGAATATGGGAGACGGCAACGTCGCCAAGGAAATCTGGGATGGCGACAATCCGCCGGCGCCGCCGCCTCCACCGCCCCCGATGCCGGGCAGCATCACCACCCGTGAGCAATGCGAGCAGATTCTAGGGATGTTCTGTCCGCACGCCTGACCCCAATCCGTCGGCCGACAGTATTGTCTAGGCGGCGAGCGACAACCGGGCGGTCCGGAACCGGTGGGCCACCAGCTTGGCGACGCCGGGGTGCCGGCCCAGCGGATCGGTCACCACGTCGGCCCCACACGTGTACAGCCGGTCCTGAAAAAGCCCGTCGGCCAACAGGTATGACGCCACGGCAACCCGATCGGCGCCGCGCTTGCGCAGCCGGGCCACCACGTCACCGACCCAGTACGTTCCATTGATCGCGAACGCGAGCTCGACGCGGCTGCCCAGCGTCGCCGACAGCATCGCGCAGGTGCGGCGCAGGTCACTGGCGGCGCGCGGATCAGAGGTTCCGGCTGCGGCCAGCACGACGGAATCCGTGGGGCGCCAACCTGATTCGATCAGCCGGTCGGCGAGTACCCGGACCATCGCGGTCGACGGGCCCAGCGCCGGCGTCACCGTGACATCGCGATGGCCGCTCTCGGCGATGCCCTCCGGGATGTCCTTGTGAACGTGGTACCCGGAGGACAAGAAGGCAGGGACGACGACGGCCGGGCCGTGCGGCAGCCCCGACAGCACCTCGGCCGGGTTGGGGCCGAGGACGTCGACGAACGCGGTGTGCACCCGGCGGTCGAGAAGGCCGCTGACCTGCTCGGCCAGCTCACCGATCATTGCCACACCCGAGCCCTTGCGGGTGCCGTGGGCCACCAGGACGGGGTTCACTGCGCACCTGCCGAGTAGTCGTCGACCGCCAGCCGGTAACCACGCTTGACGACGGTCGCGACGATTTCCTTGTCGCCCAAGGTGGTTCGCAGCCGCAGCACGGCGGTCTCGACGGCGTGGGTGTCCGTCCCGCTGCCCGGCAGCGCGGCCAGCAGTTCCTGCCGGGACACCACCGCACCGGGCCGCAGGGCCAGTGCACGGACGATGGCCATCCCGGCGGGGGACAGGTCCCGGACCACACCGTCGACGACGACGCACGTACCGCGGATCTCCAGGTCGTGCCCGGCGGCCCGCAGCTTGCGGGCCTGCAACACCGGCAGTTCGTCGGCGATGTGGCGGGCCAGCGCACCCAGGCGCATCCGCTCGGGTGCGAAGGTCGGGACGCCGAGCCGGGCCAGCGGCCGCGCCGTCACCGGTCCGACGCACATGGCGCGCACCTGGGTCCG includes these proteins:
- the nirD gene encoding nitrite reductase small subunit NirD, whose translation is MTLNDLAEVTQYQDRSEWTAVCSYHRLVPGRGAGVLLPDGSQAALFRLHDGSLYAVGNIDPFSGAAVMSRGLVGDRGGRVCVQSPIKKQAFALDDGVCLDDPSVSLPVYPIRVWAGLVEIGPLGVDVAA
- a CDS encoding YncE family protein — translated: MSRHRIANRAKASRLAQRRTTTGHRDARELRHHGEIAAWLGAGVLTLGVGTAVAAPAVAYADTTHHSGSTPTGSDPSGPKSGSTTGTRPLTMARGLGRLPRVAATTKNVPAADTSTTTQPTPASEKRLTPAAAGGHPGTSGPSNGPSTRTATTPPPTGSTPRLHPTVLSAAVPTTSPLAAVSTPPVTAPVASVSPWQPLINLIANTLVTFTGMNPTTPTPAAGNILQLVAYSAARWLEDTFNPAGIPQAGTPTVGAPDTVTGTVTGHVVFTDAAGAPLTYRASTDPSQGTVTINSDGVYTYTPTDAARLGALGGGAGEIRIIAYNDVQSSAIAVAVPVSPPTLANVTIPVSGGPQLLALNSSGGELVVSDTTGNTVSVINTHTRAVVATIPVSQLPAGVAVSPDGTVAYVASHDTVSVVALANNTVVATIPFNSLSPQFVTFTPDGKTVWVDVLPNSNAFNVASINTSTDTITSFNTVGDGTGMFGMIALDPKGCGGQGCLYVPDVLHAAVDVMSLGNKTTIASIGVGQHPGGAALSPDDGRLYVTNISDNTVSVINTATNTVIATVPVGKNPTGVAVSPDGSVVYVADALSNTVTAINTATNAVITTIPAGNDPVGLTISPDGTQLYVADMAGNTVSVISV
- a CDS encoding sirohydrochlorin chelatase; protein product: MNPVLVAHGTRKGSGVAMIGELAEQVSGLLDRRVHTAFVDVLGPNPAEVLSGLPHGPAVVVPAFLSSGYHVHKDIPEGIAESGHRDVTVTPALGPSTAMVRVLADRLIESGWRPTDSVVLAAAGTSDPRAASDLRRTCAMLSATLGSRVELAFAINGTYWVGDVVARLRKRGADRVAVASYLLADGLFQDRLYTCGADVVTDPLGRHPGVAKLVAHRFRTARLSLAA
- the nirB gene encoding nitrite reductase large subunit NirB gives rise to the protein MDAKNLVVVGHGMVGHRLVEALRSRDAAGQWRITVLSEEADAAYDRVGLTGYTEHWDRSKLALPGNGYDGDGLVDLVLADKVGGIDRATKTVVTEAGRGIAYDKLVLATGSYAFVPPVPGHQLPGCFVYRTLDDLDGIRAAMTRSAERGNNTGVVIGGGLLGLEAANALRQFGMQAHIVERAPRPMNQQLDEAGGALLARMIGKLGISVHLDVGTDAIEPLDEGVRVLLSDGTLIDAGLVIFAAGVRPRDELARDAGLELAERGGVLTDLSCVTSDPDIYAIGEVAAVEGRCYGLVGPGYTTAEVVADRLLGGAAEFPEADMSTKLKLLGVDVASFGDAQGVTPDCLQVVVNDPVKQTYAKLVLSDDAQTLLGGILVGDASSYGVLRPMVGEALPGDPLALIAPAGSGEGASALGVGALPDTAQICSCNNVTKGDLCGAIEGGCSDVAGLKACTKAGTSCGSCVPLLKQLLEAQGVEQSKALCEHFPQSRAELFEIISATEIRKFSGLIEKFGTGKGCDICKPAVASILASTSSGHILDGEQAALQDSNDHFLANIQKNGSYSVVPRVPGGDISPEQLILIGEIARDFGLYTKITGGQRIDMFGARVDQLPEIWRRLVDGGMESGQAYGKSLRTVKSCVGTDWCRYGQQDSVQMAIDLELRYRGLRSPHKIKMGVSGCARECAEARGKDVGVIATETGWNLYVGGNGGMTPAHAQLLAGDLDDETLVRYIDRFLMFYIRTADRLQRTAPWVDQMGLDHVRDVVCNDSLGLASEFEAAMERHVDGYSCEWKGVLDDKAKLTQFVSFVNAPDVADPTIAFTERNGRKVPIGMPTVPPAKS
- a CDS encoding ATP-binding protein — encoded protein: MQRLLERREVLTELDAVAQQVSRGGDGRLVLVSGEAGIGKTAVLSHFSAAIDSSMRVLRGWCDPLTTPRPLGPLIDALTGVGPDAANALDAAIRSGDSGTLYRRLLGLLRDGNRWVWVIEDAHWADGATLDLLRFVARRIESLPLLLAVSYRDDELDRQHPLAVALGDIATCAAVSRIRLKPLSPRAVAQLATGRGVNAEQLHQLTGGNPFFVAEVLAAGPVALSRHDLPRSITEAVRGRQGRLSPAARETADAVAICGPRTAVALLEKICPAAGTGLAECLDAGVLVADGDTIGFRHELARRATADQIPDYERRVLHKRTLAVLTEPPIDPDTLAALAFHAQRAGDADAVIRYAPPAAERALALGANREAAELYELALRFAGTIPDEERAVWLEHHAFATYACGLAEAAVASWREAATLRHRLGHRLAEAEDLRWLSHELWGMGRTGEAAQAALASLELARDAGPSPQLASALVNMAQVSVWGFDPAADDYLTQALSVGAQLGDDVTVAQAGGYAALARVLRTDTGWDHLEAAWRDVMAADVRGEHAGVLGTCVCGFAAMHHDLERAENHLTEAFRHSRERDLFTFEALNLGVAALLDLHRGNWDSARSAAEDVLTRPGLAAVNRALPRLTVALIDARRGEQPVVSLLDDTAVVPLSDHLRLFPVWAARAEIAWLAGDDDDARTEAQTALATLQDKADPWLIGPLHRWAQLSGAATPVAVENPITPFHLEITGDWRAAAAEWTRRGCRYEAAIAQLGGDIVAVQSAHDTFRRLGARAAARRAQQRLAALRGRTRRGPYGQTLADPDGLTRRQREVLELLTAGHNTADIAATLHISTKTADNHIQAVLAKLGVSTRAQAVARALQKPTMQ